A DNA window from Desulfovibrionales bacterium contains the following coding sequences:
- a CDS encoding DMT family transporter, with translation MLWLPLALISAASIATVDALTKQFLSRLTVFEMAAARLSFSLPLFLILLFFIPVPHLDTTFYLTVFLALPLEITAFFLYMRAIQASPLSLAIPFLSFTPVFLILTGRLILGEELSTRGILGIISVVLGSYVLNLRECKNGFLGPFVAIKREKGSWLMLIVAFLYAVTAALGKKAIQHSSVIFFGPFYFLMLGLIIPGCSLVTGKATWQGLKKVFYPGLCIGILMVIMVLSHMAAISRVEAAYMIAVKRTGILFSVLYGAFLFKEENIGERFWGAVLMLAGVVIIAVWA, from the coding sequence GTGCTCTGGCTCCCTCTGGCCCTTATCTCTGCTGCGTCCATAGCGACCGTAGATGCGCTTACCAAACAGTTCCTCTCCCGACTGACGGTTTTTGAGATGGCGGCGGCACGGCTATCCTTTAGCCTGCCATTATTTTTAATCCTGTTGTTTTTTATCCCGGTGCCGCACCTGGATACAACCTTCTACTTGACGGTTTTTCTGGCCCTTCCTCTGGAAATAACCGCTTTTTTTCTTTATATGCGGGCTATTCAGGCCTCGCCTCTTTCTCTCGCCATTCCGTTCCTGTCCTTTACACCGGTTTTCCTTATCTTAACCGGCAGGTTGATACTGGGAGAGGAACTCAGCACCCGGGGTATTCTGGGGATTATATCCGTGGTTTTGGGCAGCTATGTGTTAAATCTTCGGGAGTGTAAGAACGGCTTCCTGGGGCCGTTTGTGGCTATAAAGAGGGAGAAAGGCTCCTGGCTGATGCTGATAGTAGCCTTTTTATATGCGGTTACCGCTGCCCTGGGCAAAAAGGCCATACAACACTCCAGCGTCATTTTTTTTGGCCCTTTTTACTTTCTGATGCTGGGACTTATTATCCCCGGATGTTCACTGGTTACCGGAAAGGCTACCTGGCAGGGTCTGAAGAAGGTTTTTTATCCCGGTCTATGTATCGGCATCCTTATGGTCATTATGGTCTTAAGTCACATGGCCGCCATTAGCCGGGTTGAGGCCGCATATATGATTGCTGTTAAACGCACCGGTATCCTTTTCAGCGTCCTCTACGGCGCTTTTTTATTCAAGGAGGAGAATATCGGAGAGAGATTTTGGGGCGCAGTCTTAATGCTGGCCGGGGTGGTTATTATAGCCGTATGGGCATAA
- a CDS encoding LapA family protein, with product MEFYLILALIIVTMVAVFAIQNAHVVMIHFLFWHFEGSLVLYLLSFFTAGLITALLLTLPGRLKKRRAYREKIEALEKDIAKAKPPEEKTPEPPPAI from the coding sequence ATGGAATTCTACCTGATCCTGGCTTTGATAATCGTGACTATGGTGGCCGTCTTCGCCATACAAAACGCCCATGTAGTTATGATCCATTTCCTCTTCTGGCATTTTGAAGGGTCTCTGGTCTTATACCTTCTCTCCTTCTTTACGGCCGGACTTATTACGGCCTTGCTGCTTACCCTGCCCGGCCGCCTCAAGAAACGGCGGGCTTACAGAGAAAAGATAGAAGCCCTGGAAAAGGACATAGCCAAGGCTAAGCCCCCGGAAGAAAAAACCCCGGAACCGCCTCCGGCCATCTGA
- a CDS encoding ferritin family protein, translating into MPEKLTALKTAMQLEIDGEAYYLKAAGKSTTPFAQKLFRQLAAEEKIHLKKIEEIYNTLQKRAKLPEKLNLVRPSSAIQDVFKKATGKLKDKAPAESSDLEAIKTAMGMEEKSIALYDGLAREAHNPFTKRFFVLLSYEERGHYLALFDAYDYLTDPAAWLEKKEKIILD; encoded by the coding sequence ATGCCGGAAAAGTTAACCGCTCTTAAGACGGCCATGCAACTGGAAATAGACGGTGAGGCATACTATTTAAAGGCCGCGGGAAAAAGCACCACCCCATTTGCCCAAAAACTGTTCAGGCAGCTTGCCGCGGAAGAAAAAATACATTTAAAGAAAATCGAAGAAATCTATAATACCTTGCAGAAAAGAGCTAAGTTGCCTGAAAAGCTTAACCTTGTAAGACCATCCTCAGCCATACAGGATGTATTTAAGAAGGCTACCGGCAAATTAAAAGACAAGGCCCCGGCTGAAAGCAGCGACCTCGAGGCTATCAAGACAGCCATGGGTATGGAAGAAAAAAGCATAGCCCTGTATGACGGGCTGGCGAGAGAGGCGCATAACCCCTTTACCAAAAGGTTCTTTGTCCTGCTTTCTTATGAGGAAAGAGGCCATTACCTGGCCCTGTTTGATGCTTATGATTACCTGACCGACCCGGCAGCCTGGTTGGAAAAGAAAGAAAAGATAATACTTGATTAA
- a CDS encoding response regulator: protein MMPNQPINTVIVGGGPGCKAVLELFERVEMLKTNVQGVADINVESPGLKYAKEKGLLTTTDYHKFYTLPNLDLIIELTGNDRVLEEILQTRPAHVRVMDHVTARLFWDVIQIEEQKIKMEEKYLAEKKLSEAREKYEILVKNISDIVFSLDLSGKIIYVNPVVKAILGYSPADLMGQNFCDLLSPEDWPAINNILATAKGTYCFECRIRDTAGNEKIMQFSGYPIIQDGQKVGFSGVARDITERIKAEKNLKRSNEIFKAIHNLTFETTRGSGSFFNALCEKTHQLFGGSFIIICHKGKDGLVFKGSYNLPPELVKAYRCPMNKTLCAEVVKTGRILYVRNLQDTVPYKDYDNVIRFGMVSYLGIPLHSSERGTIGTLGFFDREEHVFSEEDIKLFEIFAQRASIELEKEVRERERELLQEQLFQAQKMEAIGTLAGGIAHDFNNLLSGILGYASYGKMLLSEGHPVYRHIEIIEKSAERAAELVRQMLGFARGGKYQVGKINCNQIMEEVVGLLSRTIDKSISIETHLASDLAIILADMVQIQQVILNICINARDAMPQGGRLILETANVTLDEVYARKHLGAAPGKYILISISDTGMGIEPAIKKRIFEPFFTTKEKGKGTGLGLAMVYGIVKSHGGYVNFYSEKGRGTRFNIYLPISQKDGPAVPTVEPEIMREGKETILLIDDEEVIRDMGKEALESLGYKVLLARDGAEAIEVYSGEKENIDLAILDIVMPRIGGKKTFKKLKEINPKIKVIISSGYSVNGEAQDMLKSGACGFIQKPYRVDELSATVRRALDT from the coding sequence ATGATGCCCAATCAGCCGATAAATACGGTCATTGTGGGCGGCGGGCCTGGATGCAAAGCGGTTTTAGAGCTTTTTGAACGCGTGGAAATGCTTAAAACCAACGTCCAGGGTGTGGCGGATATTAACGTAGAATCCCCGGGTCTTAAATACGCAAAGGAGAAAGGGCTTCTGACCACAACCGATTACCATAAATTTTATACACTGCCCAACCTTGACCTTATTATTGAGCTTACCGGAAATGATCGGGTGCTGGAGGAGATTTTACAGACCAGGCCGGCGCATGTAAGGGTCATGGATCATGTCACCGCCAGGCTGTTCTGGGATGTCATCCAGATAGAAGAGCAGAAAATAAAGATGGAAGAAAAATACCTGGCCGAGAAAAAACTGAGCGAGGCCAGAGAAAAATACGAGATACTGGTCAAAAATATCAGCGACATCGTTTTCTCACTCGACCTGAGCGGCAAGATTATATATGTCAACCCGGTAGTTAAGGCTATCCTTGGGTACAGTCCGGCGGACCTGATGGGGCAAAATTTTTGTGACTTGCTTTCCCCTGAAGATTGGCCGGCAATAAATAATATCCTGGCCACCGCTAAGGGTACATATTGTTTTGAATGTAGAATCAGGGATACAGCCGGGAATGAAAAGATCATGCAATTTTCCGGATACCCCATAATACAGGACGGCCAGAAAGTAGGATTTTCCGGGGTGGCGCGGGATATCACCGAACGGATAAAGGCCGAAAAAAACCTTAAAAGATCTAATGAGATTTTCAAGGCCATACATAATTTGACGTTTGAGACGACCAGGGGATCAGGCAGTTTTTTTAATGCCCTTTGCGAGAAGACCCATCAGCTTTTTGGGGGGAGCTTTATCATTATTTGCCATAAGGGAAAAGATGGCCTGGTCTTTAAGGGATCTTATAATCTTCCGCCGGAGCTGGTTAAGGCATACCGGTGTCCTATGAATAAGACGCTCTGCGCAGAGGTTGTCAAGACGGGGCGAATACTTTATGTCCGTAATCTGCAAGACACCGTTCCTTATAAAGACTATGATAATGTTATAAGATTTGGGATGGTATCTTATCTTGGTATCCCCCTCCACTCGTCCGAAAGGGGTACCATCGGCACGCTGGGATTTTTTGACCGTGAAGAGCATGTTTTCAGTGAAGAAGATATAAAACTCTTTGAGATATTCGCCCAACGGGCCAGTATTGAGCTGGAAAAAGAGGTAAGGGAACGTGAAAGGGAATTACTTCAGGAACAGCTTTTCCAGGCCCAGAAAATGGAGGCTATCGGCACCCTGGCCGGGGGTATAGCCCATGATTTTAACAATCTTCTGAGTGGCATCCTGGGTTATGCCTCATATGGCAAGATGCTGCTCTCTGAGGGCCATCCAGTCTATCGGCATATCGAGATCATTGAAAAATCCGCAGAGCGGGCGGCCGAATTGGTCAGACAGATGCTGGGCTTCGCCCGTGGCGGAAAGTACCAGGTCGGGAAGATAAATTGTAACCAGATCATGGAGGAAGTAGTAGGGCTTCTTTCAAGAACCATAGACAAAAGCATCTCTATCGAGACCCACCTTGCTTCTGATTTAGCCATAATTCTTGCGGATATGGTCCAGATCCAGCAGGTAATCCTGAATATATGCATAAATGCCCGTGATGCCATGCCCCAAGGCGGCCGCCTGATTCTGGAGACGGCAAATGTCACCCTGGACGAAGTCTATGCGCGGAAGCATTTAGGCGCTGCCCCTGGAAAGTATATCCTTATTTCCATAAGCGACACCGGTATGGGCATAGAACCGGCAATCAAAAAACGTATTTTTGAACCTTTCTTTACGACCAAGGAGAAGGGGAAAGGGACCGGCCTGGGACTGGCCATGGTCTATGGCATTGTAAAGAGTCACGGCGGATATGTAAATTTTTATAGTGAGAAGGGGCGGGGGACTCGCTTTAATATCTATCTGCCCATATCACAGAAAGATGGGCCTGCCGTACCGACAGTCGAACCGGAGATAATGCGTGAAGGGAAGGAAACCATCCTGCTGATCGATGATGAGGAAGTGATTCGCGATATGGGAAAGGAGGCGCTTGAATCCTTAGGTTATAAGGTGCTGTTGGCCCGGGATGGCGCTGAGGCCATTGAAGTATACTCCGGGGAGAAGGAGAATATTGATTTGGCGATCCTGGATATTGTCATGCCCAGGATCGGCGGTAAAAAGACTTTTAAGAAACTGAAGGAGATCAATCCAAAGATTAAGGTTATTATTTCTTCCGGTTACAGTGTAAACGGCGAGGCTCAAGATATGTTAAAATCAGGGGCCTGCGGCTTTATCCAAAAACCCTACAGAGTGGATGAGTTGTCTGCAACGGTCAGGCGGGCATTGGATACATAG
- the ispG gene encoding flavodoxin-dependent (E)-4-hydroxy-3-methylbut-2-enyl-diphosphate synthase yields the protein MRRRYSRQIVVGPLAIGGDAPVVVQSMTNTLTRDVGSTVRQIHRLEKAGCEVVRVAVPDPESAEAIKAIRKKINIPLIADIHFDYRLALAAINAGADGVRINPGNIGGIKKLAEVVAAAKGAGIAMRIGVNSGSLEKDILKKHRAPTAPALAESALRNIELVEGLGFANIKVSLKSSDVRTTVDAYRELAGKVDYPLHLGVTEAGGLYPGTVKSSIGIGLLLYEGIGDTLRVSLTRDPVEEVRVGYEILRALGLRQRGPEIISCPTCGRCEINLFSLVDKVEKRISHITVPFKVAIMGCVVNGPGEAKEADIGMAGGKGVGIIFRHGKLLKKVKEAELVDTLVEEIETMETEYYTQKGKENAI from the coding sequence ATGCGAAGAAGGTATTCCAGACAGATTGTGGTCGGGCCGCTGGCTATCGGAGGAGATGCCCCGGTGGTAGTACAGTCCATGACCAACACCCTTACCCGGGATGTAGGGAGTACAGTCAGACAAATCCACCGCCTGGAAAAGGCGGGGTGCGAGGTGGTACGCGTAGCTGTTCCTGACCCGGAGTCTGCCGAGGCCATTAAGGCCATCAGGAAGAAGATAAATATACCCCTTATCGCTGACATCCATTTCGATTACCGCCTGGCCCTAGCCGCAATTAACGCCGGCGCCGACGGCGTAAGGATTAACCCCGGTAATATCGGAGGCATAAAGAAACTGGCCGAGGTGGTGGCTGCTGCTAAAGGCGCCGGCATTGCCATGCGGATCGGTGTGAACTCCGGCTCGCTGGAGAAAGACATATTGAAGAAACATAGGGCGCCTACTGCTCCTGCCCTGGCCGAAAGCGCCCTGCGTAATATTGAGCTTGTAGAAGGTTTAGGCTTCGCAAATATAAAGGTATCGCTCAAGTCTTCGGACGTGCGCACTACCGTTGACGCCTATCGCGAACTGGCCGGTAAGGTGGATTATCCTCTGCACTTAGGGGTTACGGAGGCAGGAGGACTCTACCCGGGTACGGTCAAGTCCAGTATAGGTATCGGGCTTCTCCTGTATGAAGGCATCGGCGACACCCTCCGCGTCTCTCTGACCCGGGATCCGGTTGAAGAGGTCCGGGTGGGGTATGAGATATTGAGGGCGCTCGGCCTGCGCCAAAGGGGACCGGAGATCATCTCCTGTCCCACCTGCGGACGCTGTGAAATTAACCTTTTTTCCCTGGTGGATAAGGTGGAGAAAAGGATAAGCCATATAACCGTTCCTTTCAAGGTGGCCATAATGGGCTGTGTGGTCAACGGCCCGGGCGAGGCAAAAGAAGCCGATATCGGCATGGCCGGGGGAAAGGGAGTCGGGATTATTTTCCGCCACGGTAAGCTCCTGAAAAAAGTGAAAGAGGCGGAACTCGTGGATACCCTGGTGGAAGAGATAGAGACGATGGAAACGGAATATTATACACAGAAAGGGAAAGAGAATGCGATTTAG
- a CDS encoding proline--tRNA ligase: MRFSRFFLPTLKETPAEAEVISHKLMLRAGMIRKLAAGIYSYLPLGLRVLRKVEAIVREEMNKAGAQEVVLPMVQPAELWQESGRWEFYGKELLRFKDRHARDYCLGPTHEEVITDLVRREVRSYRDMPLNLYQIQTKFRDEIRPRFGLMRGREFVMKDGYSFDVDEKASEKTYLAMHAAYQNIFRRLGLQFRAVEADTGSIGGSFSHEFMVLAETGEDTIVSCTGCDYAANIEKAEVVWSEKEQIKSNTPPRPIEKVATPGRRTVEEVTSFLGIPPQQLLKTLIFVVDGQPVAVLVRGDHEVNEIKLKNLLQARGIALADEALIRRITGAPVGYSGPVGLSIKIVADQAIQGIYDCVAGANEEGHHLVHVDAGRDIHADLYGDIRSVTAGDRCPRCGQAIRLSRGIEVGHIFRLGTKYSEGLKATYLDGEGQERHMVMGCYGIGVSRIVAAAIEQNHDESGIIFPVAIAPFDVLLLPVNVNDAAIREAAEDIYHELLSGGFDVLLDDRDERAGIKFKDADLTGIPFRITIGTKFIKEGLLEIKVRGTGEILFVTREQFIQTLLNMRQKAVDG, encoded by the coding sequence ATGCGATTTAGCCGGTTTTTTCTGCCTACTTTAAAAGAGACTCCTGCGGAAGCGGAAGTAATAAGCCACAAACTAATGCTACGGGCCGGTATGATACGAAAGCTGGCCGCGGGCATTTATTCCTACCTGCCCCTTGGGCTGCGGGTTTTGCGCAAAGTAGAGGCCATCGTAAGGGAAGAGATGAATAAGGCCGGGGCCCAAGAGGTGGTTCTGCCTATGGTGCAGCCTGCGGAATTATGGCAGGAGAGCGGCCGCTGGGAGTTCTACGGAAAAGAGTTGTTGCGTTTCAAGGATCGCCACGCGCGCGACTATTGTCTGGGGCCCACACATGAAGAGGTTATTACCGATCTGGTGCGGCGTGAGGTGCGTTCTTATCGGGATATGCCGTTAAATCTTTATCAGATACAGACCAAATTCAGGGATGAGATCAGGCCGCGTTTTGGGTTAATGCGGGGCCGCGAGTTTGTTATGAAGGATGGATACAGCTTTGATGTGGATGAGAAGGCCTCGGAAAAGACTTATTTGGCCATGCATGCGGCCTATCAAAATATTTTTCGCCGCCTGGGCCTCCAATTCAGGGCGGTGGAGGCCGATACGGGCAGCATAGGCGGCAGTTTTTCACACGAGTTCATGGTGTTGGCAGAGACCGGGGAGGACACTATCGTGAGCTGCACCGGTTGTGACTATGCGGCCAATATAGAGAAGGCCGAAGTGGTCTGGTCTGAAAAAGAGCAGATAAAAAGTAATACACCTCCCCGGCCCATAGAGAAGGTAGCTACCCCCGGAAGGAGGACGGTGGAGGAAGTAACATCTTTCCTGGGCATACCGCCGCAGCAATTGCTAAAGACGCTCATCTTCGTAGTTGACGGCCAGCCGGTGGCGGTCCTGGTGCGTGGCGACCACGAGGTCAATGAAATTAAATTAAAAAATTTACTCCAGGCCAGGGGAATTGCCCTGGCTGACGAGGCATTAATTCGCCGCATTACAGGCGCGCCTGTCGGTTACAGCGGCCCGGTGGGCCTGTCGATAAAAATAGTGGCGGATCAGGCCATACAAGGCATATACGACTGCGTGGCAGGGGCCAATGAGGAAGGGCATCACCTTGTCCATGTGGACGCCGGCCGGGACATCCATGCAGACCTTTATGGTGATATACGGTCGGTTACGGCCGGGGACCGTTGTCCCCGGTGCGGGCAGGCTATAAGACTCTCCCGCGGCATTGAGGTGGGGCATATCTTCCGTCTGGGAACTAAATACAGTGAGGGCCTTAAGGCTACTTACCTCGACGGAGAGGGGCAGGAACGTCACATGGTCATGGGCTGCTATGGAATCGGCGTCAGCCGTATAGTAGCTGCGGCTATTGAGCAAAACCACGATGAAAGCGGTATAATATTTCCGGTGGCCATTGCTCCCTTCGATGTCCTGCTTCTGCCGGTTAATGTAAATGATGCGGCCATCAGGGAGGCAGCGGAGGATATCTATCACGAGCTCTTATCCGGGGGATTCGACGTCCTTCTGGATGACCGCGATGAACGGGCCGGGATAAAATTTAAGGATGCCGACCTGACAGGCATTCCCTTCCGCATAACCATAGGCACGAAGTTTATTAAAGAGGGTTTGCTGGAAATAAAGGTGCGCGGTACGGGCGAAATCCTGTTCGTTACCAGGGAACAGTTCATTCAGACCCTCCTGAACATGCGCCAGAAAGCGGTAGATGGTTAG
- a CDS encoding bifunctional (p)ppGpp synthetase/guanosine-3',5'-bis(diphosphate) 3'-pyrophosphohydrolase, with product MVRLNDILEQVQSYLPGADFSPIEKAYIFSARVHEGQVRLSGEPYLSHPLEVAYILTQMRLDVVTVACGLLHDTVEDTLTTLEEIKEFFGEDIARVVDGVTKISRMPLSSRIEEQAGNVRKMILAMSDDIRVLLVKLADRIHNMRTLRYQTEAKRIKIARETMDIYAPLAGRMGIEWIKRELEDLSFSYIQPETYQDIKDKLEKSLGESKKYIEEVKSIIKDKMAGYGIECEVRGRPKHIYSIYKKMVRQNLPLEQIYDVIAFRLILKTVKECYEALGIIHSIWMPVPGRFKDYVSLPKANMYQSLHTTVIGPYGRRMEVQIRTEEMDKVARAGIAAHWMYKEDKGFSEEESRRFAWLKQLLEWQKDLKDPREFLESVRVDLYPNDVYVFTPKGEVKEFPRGATPVDFAYAIHTEVGRQCTGAKVNGRLVPLKYEMKNGDVVEIITAPHHTPSKDWLKFVKTTRARTRIKQWFKTEEQESSVSLGKEICEKEFRKHQLNLSKLLKSEELTRAATELSFSSVEDLLAGVGYGKISPLQIVRKLLPQGEVSEEELPVAAKISKKKEKIRPEGIKIRGVEDIMIRFGRCCNPLPGDDVVGFITRGRGVTVHTSNCRNIVDSDSERRVDVQWDVREKTAHPVKVRVVTIDKKGLLAAISNAISACDANIVEADIHTTLDHKAILNFILEVVDTSHLKTVLRAVKHLDDVIRVERLTT from the coding sequence ATGGTTAGGTTAAACGATATATTAGAACAGGTCCAGTCTTATCTTCCCGGGGCCGATTTCAGTCCCATTGAAAAGGCTTACATTTTTTCGGCCAGGGTGCATGAAGGACAGGTGCGCTTATCCGGCGAGCCGTATCTGTCTCATCCCCTGGAAGTGGCCTATATCCTGACCCAGATGCGGCTTGACGTCGTCACCGTGGCCTGTGGTCTGCTGCACGATACCGTGGAGGATACCCTTACTACTCTGGAAGAGATCAAGGAGTTTTTTGGCGAGGATATAGCCCGGGTCGTTGACGGTGTGACCAAGATCAGCCGGATGCCCTTAAGCAGTCGTATCGAGGAACAGGCGGGGAACGTCCGTAAGATGATCCTGGCCATGTCTGATGATATAAGGGTGTTGCTCGTTAAATTGGCCGACCGCATACATAACATGCGCACTCTCCGTTACCAGACCGAGGCCAAGAGAATCAAGATAGCCCGTGAGACTATGGACATATATGCGCCGCTGGCCGGACGCATGGGTATCGAGTGGATCAAAAGAGAGTTGGAAGACCTATCTTTTTCATACATTCAGCCGGAGACCTATCAGGACATTAAGGACAAACTGGAAAAGAGTCTGGGTGAAAGTAAGAAATATATAGAAGAGGTTAAAAGTATCATAAAGGATAAAATGGCCGGGTATGGGATCGAGTGCGAGGTGCGGGGCCGCCCTAAGCATATATACAGCATATATAAGAAGATGGTGCGGCAGAACCTCCCCCTGGAACAGATTTACGATGTTATCGCCTTTCGTCTAATCCTGAAGACCGTCAAAGAATGTTATGAGGCCCTGGGGATAATCCACTCTATATGGATGCCGGTGCCCGGGCGCTTCAAAGATTACGTCAGTCTTCCCAAGGCAAATATGTATCAATCCCTGCATACCACGGTCATCGGCCCGTATGGGCGGCGGATGGAGGTGCAGATCAGAACGGAAGAGATGGATAAAGTGGCCCGGGCCGGCATCGCCGCCCATTGGATGTATAAAGAGGATAAGGGCTTTTCCGAGGAGGAGAGCCGGCGATTCGCGTGGTTGAAGCAGCTTTTAGAATGGCAAAAAGACCTTAAGGACCCGCGGGAGTTTCTGGAGTCGGTGCGTGTTGATCTCTATCCCAATGATGTCTATGTGTTTACTCCCAAAGGCGAGGTAAAAGAATTTCCGCGGGGCGCTACGCCCGTAGATTTTGCTTACGCCATACATACCGAAGTCGGCCGCCAGTGTACAGGCGCCAAGGTTAACGGCCGACTGGTTCCTCTTAAATACGAGATGAAAAATGGCGATGTGGTGGAGATAATTACTGCGCCCCACCATACTCCCAGCAAGGACTGGCTGAAATTTGTCAAGACCACCCGGGCCCGGACCAGAATTAAGCAATGGTTTAAGACCGAGGAACAGGAAAGCAGTGTAAGTCTGGGTAAAGAGATCTGTGAGAAGGAGTTCAGGAAGCATCAGCTCAATCTGTCAAAATTGCTTAAATCTGAAGAATTGACAAGGGCGGCCACCGAACTCTCTTTTAGTTCGGTGGAGGATTTATTGGCCGGAGTCGGATACGGCAAGATATCCCCTCTTCAGATTGTCAGGAAGCTTCTTCCCCAGGGAGAGGTTTCAGAGGAAGAACTTCCTGTGGCTGCGAAGATCAGCAAAAAAAAGGAAAAAATCCGGCCCGAAGGGATAAAGATCCGGGGGGTCGAAGATATTATGATTCGCTTTGGCCGATGCTGCAATCCCTTGCCGGGTGATGACGTTGTAGGCTTTATCACCCGTGGCCGGGGGGTAACCGTCCATACCAGCAATTGCCGCAATATTGTCGATTCAGATTCCGAAAGAAGGGTCGATGTCCAATGGGATGTCCGGGAAAAAACGGCGCACCCGGTTAAGGTCCGGGTGGTTACAATAGACAAGAAAGGCCTGCTTGCCGCTATAAGCAATGCCATCAGCGCTTGTGATGCAAACATAGTAGAAGCTGATATTCATACTACCTTAGACCACAAGGCCATATTGAATTTTATTCTCGAAGTGGTCGATACCTCACATCTGAAAACAGTGCTCAGGGCGGTTAAACACTTGGATGACGTAATTCGTGTAGAACGCCTGACGACATGA
- the rpmB gene encoding 50S ribosomal protein L28 — MSKVCEICGKRPRVGNNVSHANNKTKRRWYPNLKRVKADQGNSTRYMVVCTRCLRSGSVVKAT, encoded by the coding sequence ATGTCTAAGGTATGTGAAATCTGCGGGAAACGGCCGCGTGTAGGAAATAATGTAAGTCATGCCAATAATAAAACAAAACGCAGATGGTATCCCAACCTAAAGAGAGTAAAGGCGGACCAGGGTAACAGCACCCGTTATATGGTAGTCTGTACGCGCTGTCTTCGCTCCGGGTCGGTAGTAAAAGCCACTTAA
- a CDS encoding PilZ domain-containing protein: MREDLGKELQELRLENKILRRRVVELERKLNQDRPAPRKVAPGEDRRQEPRIDILLKVLGLDGKEAIPAYVVNLNESGMLLEGYESIPDGSSLSIKFLNPQLDQPVEIHGHAVWVHRNAGDIPSTYQCGVIFEDLTPETRNALRILLDKVRLAEDNLSYQD, encoded by the coding sequence TTGCGCGAAGACCTGGGAAAAGAGCTGCAAGAACTTCGGCTGGAAAATAAGATCTTACGACGCCGGGTCGTGGAACTGGAACGCAAACTGAACCAGGATAGACCCGCGCCCCGGAAAGTCGCCCCGGGCGAAGATCGCCGGCAAGAGCCGCGGATTGATATACTTTTAAAAGTGTTGGGTCTGGATGGTAAAGAGGCTATCCCGGCCTATGTTGTGAACCTTAACGAAAGCGGGATGTTATTGGAGGGTTATGAAAGCATTCCTGATGGCTCGTCTCTCTCTATTAAATTTCTTAATCCGCAACTGGATCAGCCCGTGGAGATCCATGGACATGCAGTATGGGTACACCGTAATGCGGGTGATATCCCGTCCACCTATCAATGCGGCGTTATTTTTGAGGACTTAACGCCGGAGACGAGGAACGCCTTACGGATTCTATTGGATAAGGTTCGACTTGCAGAGGACAATCTGTCTTATCAAGACTGA